From Nyctibius grandis isolate bNycGra1 chromosome 27, bNycGra1.pri, whole genome shotgun sequence, one genomic window encodes:
- the DCLRE1B gene encoding 5' exonuclease Apollo — protein MNGTVIPGTPIAVDFWSVRRAGGARLFFLSHLHSDHTVGLSSTWSRPLYCSPLTARLLRRRLQVPPCWIRPLEVGQSHVLGEEVTVTLLDSNHCPGSVMFLFEGVFGTILYTGDFRYSSSMQGEPALRGRHIDCLYLDNTHCHPHRPLPSRQRATRQAAHVIRAHPQHQVVVGVYSLGKEALLVDLAVEFSTWVVVSPWRLEQMRLLELPDVFTTEEGAGWIRAVDVTEIRCDTLVSWNMLHPTIAILPTGRPVKVTHPNIHPIPYSDHSSFSELCEFVKWLKPCSVIPIVKGSTCQAYFQKYLSSAPQALPDLRIPKPVQEPVQQQSKRKGRDPTFLLKRAARHSVPRGVVYESPEEYTEKSEEFTGVKVPQQNYCQSALCSKEGCTCCHTGKEKEKGELSGEQPGAARAASAVSQAAVSDEHFPAGFAEQYLLTPLNVVKQNSSQKFDKLVEDFFRRGEAS, from the exons ATGAACGGGACGGTGATCCCCGGGACGCCCATCGCCGTGGACTTCTGGAGCgtgcggcgggcgggcggcgcccGGCTCTTCTTCCTGTCGCACCTGCACTCGGACCACACGGTGGGGctctccagcacctggagccgCCCGCTCTACTGCTCGCCGCTCACCGCCCGCCTCCTGCGCCGCCGCCTCCAG GTGCCGCCGTGCTGGATCCGGCCGCTGGAGGTGGGGCAGAGCCACGTGCTGGGCGAAGAGGTGACGGTGACACTGCTCGACTCCAACCACTGCCCCGGCTCCGTCATGTTCCTCTTCGAGGGCGTGTTCGGCACCATCCTCTACACAG GGGACTTCCGCTACTCGAGCAGCATGCAGGGCGAGCCGGCGCTGAGGGGCCGCCACATCGACTGCCTCTACCTGGACAACACCCACTGCCACCCGCACCGGCCCCTGCCCTCGCGGCAGCGCGCCACGCGCCAGGCCGCCCACGTCATCCGCGCGCACCCGCAACACCAGGTCGTCGTCG GTGTGTacagcctggggaaggaggcGCTGCTGGTGGACCTGGCCGTGGAGTTCAGCACCTGGGTGGTGGTGAGCCCCTGGCGCCTGGAGCAGATGCGGCTGCTGGAGCTGCCCGATGTGTTCACCACGGAGGAGGGGGCCGGCTGGATCCGTGCTGTGGATGTCACGGAGATCCGCTGCGATACCCTTGTCAGCTGGAACATGCTGCACCCTACCATTGCCATCCTCCCTACCGGCAGGCCCGTGAAGGTCACCCACCCCAACATCCACCCCATTCCGTACTCGGATCACTCATCCTTTTCAGAACTGTGCGAgtttgtgaagtggctgaagccTTGCTCGGTCATTCCCATTGTGAAGGGCAGCACGTGCCAAGCttactttcagaaatacttaaGTTCTGCCCCCCAGGCACTTCCTGACCTCAGAATCCCAAAGCCTGTGCAAGAGCCtgtgcagcagcaaagcaaaaggaagggGCGGGACCCCACGTTTCTCTTGAAAAGAGCTGCACGGCATTCTGTGCCCCGAGGAGTGGTTTATGAGTCCCCAGAGGAATACACTGAGAAATCTGAAGAGTTCACAGGTGTTAAGGTTCCTCAGCAGAACTACTGCCAGTCAGCTTTGTGCTCGAAAGAAGGTTGCACTTGCTGTCACACAggcaaggagaaagagaagggagagctGAGTGGAGAacagccaggagcagcaagagcagctAGCGCTGTTAGCCAGGCAGCTGTTTCTGATGAGCACTTTCCTGCTGGATTTGCAGAGCAGTATTTACTTACTCCCTTAAATGTCGTAAAGCAGAATTCCTCACAGAAATTTGACAAGCTAGTAGAAGATTTCTTTAGGAGGGGAGAAGCGTCCTGA